A part of bacterium genomic DNA contains:
- a CDS encoding caspase family protein: MAKHALCIGINNYPGTSSDLNGCVNDANDWAKELTKRGFAVTKLLDKQATGKAMRAAIQTTVGKAKFGDLIVVQYSGHGSFVPDENGDEPDGTDECLCPYDIGRNGPITDDELFDLFSERPRGVKILMISDSCHSGTVARFAPITTPPTTTGKHAPQRKVRFLPPAVFLSRSETAKLGVRRALRSSSPPGRYAALLLAGCQDTEYSFDAYFRGRPNGAFTFVALRALSGLPAQATYADWFKAIRTALPSQQYPQAPNLYGSSSMKKWKLFA; encoded by the coding sequence ATGGCAAAACACGCGTTGTGCATCGGCATCAACAATTACCCTGGCACCAGCAGCGACCTCAACGGTTGCGTCAATGACGCGAACGATTGGGCCAAGGAATTGACCAAGCGCGGCTTTGCGGTGACGAAGCTGCTGGACAAGCAAGCGACCGGGAAAGCCATGCGCGCGGCGATTCAGACAACCGTCGGCAAGGCGAAATTCGGCGATCTGATCGTGGTGCAGTATTCCGGCCATGGCTCATTCGTGCCCGATGAAAACGGTGATGAGCCGGACGGCACGGACGAGTGCTTGTGTCCCTACGATATCGGCAGAAACGGGCCCATTACCGACGATGAACTCTTCGACTTGTTCAGCGAACGGCCGCGCGGCGTCAAAATTCTCATGATCTCGGATTCATGCCACTCAGGAACAGTGGCGCGCTTTGCGCCGATAACGACACCGCCGACGACCACGGGCAAGCACGCGCCGCAGCGCAAAGTGCGTTTTCTGCCGCCGGCCGTCTTTCTCTCCAGGAGCGAGACCGCCAAGCTGGGGGTGCGGCGCGCGCTCCGCAGCTCCAGCCCGCCGGGCCGCTATGCCGCCTTGCTGCTCGCCGGCTGCCAGGATACCGAATACAGCTTTGATGCCTATTTCCGAGGCCGCCCGAACGGCGCCTTTACGTTCGTTGCGCTGCGGGCATTGTCAGGGCTGCCGGCGCAGGCAACCTATGCCGACTGGTTCAAGGCCATTCGCACGGCGCTGCCCTCGCAGCAATATCCGCAAGCGCCGAATCTCTATGGCTCGAGCAGCATGAAGAAGTGGAAGTTGTTCGCTTGA
- a CDS encoding DUF4256 domain-containing protein codes for MAARPELSPGQRQELLSVLQIRFERNMNRHEGLAWAKVQARLEANPAKLWSLHEMERTGGEPDVVGYDNKTDEFVFYDCAAESPQGRRSVCYDREALESRKEHKPKASALSMAAGMGIELLTEEQYRALQQLGKFDTKTSSWVRTPADIRELGGALFCDRRYGHVFVYHNGAESYYAARGFRGVLKV; via the coding sequence ATGGCAGCAAGACCGGAACTGTCGCCAGGACAACGCCAGGAACTACTCAGCGTGCTGCAAATCCGTTTTGAAAGGAATATGAACCGTCATGAAGGCCTGGCGTGGGCCAAAGTACAGGCCAGGCTGGAAGCGAATCCCGCGAAATTGTGGTCTCTCCACGAAATGGAAAGAACCGGCGGCGAACCGGATGTTGTTGGTTATGACAATAAGACGGACGAGTTCGTTTTTTATGATTGTGCCGCGGAGAGTCCCCAAGGCCGCAGAAGCGTTTGTTACGACCGGGAAGCGCTGGAGTCAAGGAAGGAACATAAACCAAAGGCCAGCGCCTTGAGCATGGCTGCCGGCATGGGCATCGAGCTTTTGACCGAAGAGCAGTATCGCGCGTTGCAGCAACTCGGCAAGTTCGATACGAAAACGTCGAGTTGGGTGCGGACGCCCGCTGATATTCGCGAACTCGGCGGTGCCCTCTTTTGTGATCGCCGTTACGGCCATGTTTTTGTATATCACAATGGCGCGGAATCTTACTATGCCGCCCGGGGGTTTCGTGGCGTGCTGAAGGTTTGA